A genome region from Deinococcus sp. KNUC1210 includes the following:
- a CDS encoding TCR/Tet family MFS transporter codes for MRANRPAALVFILITLLIDVMGLGLIIPVFPNLIKLLSGSETAGAQMLGIFTAVYAVMQFVFAPVLGALSDRYGRRPVLLLSLLGVGLDYLLLYFAPSLGWLFVGRIIAGITGASITVANAYVADVTKPEDRARNFGLLGATFGVGFILGPALGGLLGNLDLRLPFAFAAGLSLLNAAYGYFVLPESVTAQTRGKALGREIFNPLAPLRDLGRYPLVRNLAATFVLIGLAQQVIFNTWVLFTESVLNWTPAQNGVALAVVGLLSAITQALLVAPAMRLLGERGAIFAGLTLGTIQYVVLGAARSGAMLYGSILVGSLAGIGGPAIQGLISRSVDAREQGRVQGALASVNSLVGVVGPLAATWVYAYFNRPDADPRIPGAAFYMAAVFSLLGTILAGVVLRRMPASMRGKEQAPEA; via the coding sequence ATGCGCGCCAATCGCCCTGCCGCCCTGGTGTTCATCCTGATCACGCTGCTGATCGACGTGATGGGCCTGGGCCTGATCATTCCGGTCTTTCCAAACCTGATCAAGCTGCTGTCGGGTTCCGAGACGGCGGGCGCACAGATGCTCGGCATCTTTACCGCCGTCTACGCGGTGATGCAGTTCGTGTTCGCGCCGGTCCTGGGAGCGCTCAGCGACCGCTATGGGCGGCGACCCGTGCTGCTGCTCAGTCTGCTGGGCGTGGGACTGGATTACCTGCTGCTGTATTTCGCTCCCAGTCTCGGCTGGCTCTTCGTGGGGCGCATCATCGCGGGAATCACCGGAGCAAGCATCACCGTCGCCAATGCTTACGTTGCCGATGTGACGAAACCCGAGGACCGCGCCCGCAATTTTGGCCTGCTGGGCGCGACCTTCGGCGTGGGCTTCATCCTGGGGCCAGCGCTGGGCGGACTGCTGGGGAACCTCGATCTGCGCCTGCCCTTCGCCTTTGCCGCCGGACTGTCGCTGCTGAACGCCGCCTACGGCTATTTCGTACTGCCCGAATCGGTGACGGCGCAGACCCGTGGCAAAGCGCTGGGCCGCGAAATCTTCAATCCGCTGGCGCCGCTGCGCGACCTGGGCCGCTATCCACTGGTGCGGAATCTGGCTGCCACCTTCGTGCTGATCGGGCTGGCGCAGCAGGTGATCTTCAACACCTGGGTCCTGTTCACCGAGAGCGTGCTGAACTGGACACCCGCCCAGAATGGCGTGGCACTCGCCGTGGTGGGGCTGCTGTCGGCCATCACCCAGGCGCTGCTGGTGGCCCCGGCGATGCGGCTGCTGGGCGAACGCGGCGCGATTTTCGCGGGTCTGACGCTCGGCACCATTCAGTATGTGGTGCTGGGTGCGGCCCGCAGCGGCGCCATGCTGTACGGCTCGATTCTGGTGGGCAGTCTGGCGGGTATCGGCGGCCCGGCGATTCAGGGACTGATCAGCCGCAGCGTGGATGCCCGCGAGCAGGGCCGCGTGCAGGGCGCACTCGCCAGCGTCAACAGCCTGGTCGGTGTGGTCGGGCCACTGGCTGCCACCTGGGTCTATGCCTACTTCAACCGCCCGGATGCAGACCCCAGAATTCCCGGCGCGGCTTTCTATATGGCCGCCGTCTTCTCGCTGCTGGGCACCATTCTGGCAGGAGTGGTGCTGCGGCGCATGCCAGCTTCTATGCGCGGCAAGGAGCAGGCCCCGGAAGCCTGA